A part of Maniola hyperantus chromosome 14, iAphHyp1.2, whole genome shotgun sequence genomic DNA contains:
- the LOC117988537 gene encoding mRNA export factor GLE1-like encodes MEEILKILKNIQEDINETKESVRKSETNLINKINEKFHEVQNKLQNLQVTVSSQEQRLDYLEKQTRERNVVIFGVEEKEQNYEDLHNKILLLFHHIMKIDCTSLEIQSSRRLGKKGEKARPIIVTLSTLKRKIEILRKKKTLEKVNYYIKEDYPPKILEIRKELQEKAKEQREKGKKVLIKYDKMIILSQIEPKENTNRGNKRNFPETSPENNSGSIRKTKETTQVQKKEHPDIILGHQTYTKL; translated from the coding sequence ATGGAAGAAATACTAAAGatacttaaaaatatacaagAGGACATTAACGAAACAAAAGAAAGTGTCAGAAAGAGCGAAACCAACTTAATCAACAAAATTAATGAGAAATTTCACGAAGTTCaaaataaattgcaaaatttacAGGTTACTGTTAGTTCGCAGGAACAAAGACTTGACTACCTTGAGAAACAAACCAGGGAACGAAATGTTGTCATTTTCGGTGTAGAGGAAAAAGAGCAAAACTATGAAGACTTACACAATAAGATTCTCTTATTATTCCACCATATAATGAAGATAGATTGTACAAGTCTCGAAATACAATCATCAAGAAGACTGGGTAAAAAAGGAGAAAAAGCTAGACCGATAATCGTAACACTCTCtacactaaaaagaaaaattgaaatCTTACGAAAGAAAAAAACACTAGAAAAGGTGAACTATTACATAAAGGAAGACTACCCCCCGAAAATTTTAGAAATAAGAAAAGAACTACAAGAAAAGGCGAAAGAACAGAGAGAAAAAGGGAAAAAAGTACTAATTAAATACGATAAAATGATTATCCTATCACAAATAGAGCCAAAAGAAAACACAAACAGAGGAAACAAACGTAATTTTCCTGAAACATCACCTGAAAATAATAGCGGATCTATAAGGAAAACCAAAGAGACGACCCAAGTACAAAAAAAAGAACATCCTGACATCATACTGGGCCACCAAACATACACCAAATTATAA